Part of the Bacillus andreraoultii genome is shown below.
TGAATTTTATATCTGGTAAGCGAAATCCATCAAGTCGGTTTCGGCGATAAAGTAACGGATTATTTGCGTTTTATTAATAAAAAAGGTCACCCATTTCCAATGAGCGGAAATGGGTTTTTCCATAACTTGGAGGAATGAGTTTGGATACAGTGAAAGTGCAAAATATACCATTTCAAAATTATAACTTTGATGAATTTATGGCAGCTTTTGAGGAGCGAATCGACACGGAACAAAAAACATTCGTCGTTACAGCAAACCCTGAATTAGTCATGGCGGCGAATCGTGATCCAAAGTATTTACAAATTTTGCAAGAAGCAGATTACATCACTCCAGATGGGATTGGTGTTGTCATTGCATCGAAACTATTAAAAACACCGTTAAAAGAGCGGGTCGCCGGTTTTGACCTAATGAATGCATTGTTAAAACATGCTCAAGAGAAAGGGTTGAAAGTGTATTTACTAGGGGCAAAAGAAAAAACATTGGAAAAGGCTTATCACAAAATGAAAGAGCAATTACCCGAGTTAAATATTGTTGGCCGCCATCACGGATATTTTGATATTTCTGATGAGCAAATTGCTAATGAAATTGCAAATCTTGATCCTGATTTAGTTTTTGTTGCATTAGGCTTTCCAAAGCAAGAATATTGGATTCATCAACATTTACATCGTTTTCAAAAGGGGTTATTTATGGGGATTGGTGGAAGTTTCGATGTTTGGGCTGGGGAAATGAAACGCGCGCCACAACTTTTGATCAACCTACATATGGAATGGCTCTATCGACTCTTCAAGCAACCGACACGATGGAGACGAATGCTCGTATTACCACAATTTCTACTTAAGGTGATGAAGGAGGGGAAGTAAGGTTAATAGTTAATGGTTATTTCAATAAAATTTTGGTGAGATTTGATTAACAACATAGAGGGAATGTGGAAGGCCATCGTCATTTCCTCTATTTTTACGTCCACTAGCACCGATATTCCCTTTTATCACATCACCAAATCTCTATCTAATCCCCGAATTTCTAGTCCATAACTCCGATACATTCATGAGCTTCTAAGGTATTCAGCTAATATCAATTTTCAATTTTCACACCACCCAAATCCGATACATTCATCCGTTTCCGCGTCACTTTATCCTTCATCTATTCTCAATTTCCTCGTCACTCAACTCAGGCTTATCACTTCTCAACAATTAGTAGCTCCATTCCCCATCGGGGAAGCGTTACCATCAATTAACAGCGACAGCCCCTATATATTTTTGTAGAATAATAATGGAAGAAGTTTTCAAATATAAAACTTCAAGTTTAATAGATTTAAATCCTACTGTATATAAGGGGGAAGTTTCATCATAATGAGAAAGTTTGCAACAGGATTCGTCCTTTCATCGGCCATATTATTCAGTAATACAGTCCCACATTCTTACGCCAGTGCAGAAACGACGCAATATAAAATACAAATTGGTGAGTTTCTTGGACAAATGAGTGCGAAAGATGCCCTACAACGTTTACAAAAGGAAACAGGATGGAATTTGACACTGGAACCAACAACAAAAAAAGCCCCATATTATCGCCTCTACTCCGGCTATATTACTCTTGAAGTAGATGCACAACAAGCTCAAAATGAGTTGAGACAGCTAGGGTATCAAGTGACAGTCGAACCAATTCGTATCGTGAAAACTTCAGAACAAATCATTTCTGGTGTTTATTTAGGAAAAGAAGATGCGAGTACGAATGCAAAAGAATTCACAGCGAAAACAGGAATTCCAGCAGGAGTACAAGAAAATAGCAAAATCGCCTACAAAAAGCGCCTCACTTCAACCGAATATATGAGTGATCAAACTGCCAAACAACTTACTCAAGATATAACAAAGAAAACAGGTTTATCTGCAACGGTTAAAAAAACGGGAAAATCATTAGAAGTAGTGAAAATTGTATCAGGGAGTTTTGCTGGAGAAAGTACAGCGAAAAAAGTGCTACGTTCATTCCAAGAAACAACAGGGATGAAAGCAACAATAAAACCGATAACATATACGCGTGTTTATCAATTGACAATGAATCATGTTAGTGGGAAAAAGAACGTCGAAAACCGGGTAAAGGATTTACAAAAACATTTCAAAGTATCTGCAATGTATGAAAAAACGAAGAACAAAGATGTTTACAATGTGAAAGTTAAAAGCTTGTCGGGGTCAAATTTGACAAAAGTAGAAGCGTACGTCAAGTCAAAAAAGTGGCGATACGCGAAGACGAAAACGGGTCAACTTGCAACGCATTTTTGCATTGAATCGAGCGAACAAACCGATCAAACAAAGATAAATAAAGGGCTAAAATATTTTAAAGACAAAAAATGGAATGCCAACGCAAAAAAAACCGGTAAAAAAATCACTCAATATACAATTCTATCAGAGTCTACGTTTGACCAATATAAATTGAATCAAGCAGGTAGTCTTTTTAAAGGAAAATCAATTGACACAAAAATTGAAACAACGAAAGAAAAAGGAACACCGTATTTTGATATTGTCACAGACCCGATTCAAGACGAAGAAAAGTTACGAATCGCGACAAACTTCTTTAAAACAAAAAAACTAGCTTATTATACGGCAAATGTAAACTCGAATAAACAGACATTCTACCAAATTACTGTAGACAATCTACTTGGTGAAAACAAAGATAAAGTTGAAGCGTATTTTAAGAAGAAACGCTGGGCCTATACAGAGAGTAAGACAGTAAAAACAGAACAGTATTATACAGTTGTTACGAGTGCGTTTGATAGCAAAGAGGTTGCGGAACAGGGCCAACGTGAAGTTGAAGGCCATTATGGTTTTCAATCAGAATTAATCACTGAGAAACTTGGGCAAGACTTGAACACATCGAAGGAAAGCACAAGTGATTCG
Proteins encoded:
- a CDS encoding glucosaminidase domain-containing protein — its product is MRKFATGFVLSSAILFSNTVPHSYASAETTQYKIQIGEFLGQMSAKDALQRLQKETGWNLTLEPTTKKAPYYRLYSGYITLEVDAQQAQNELRQLGYQVTVEPIRIVKTSEQIISGVYLGKEDASTNAKEFTAKTGIPAGVQENSKIAYKKRLTSTEYMSDQTAKQLTQDITKKTGLSATVKKTGKSLEVVKIVSGSFAGESTAKKVLRSFQETTGMKATIKPITYTRVYQLTMNHVSGKKNVENRVKDLQKHFKVSAMYEKTKNKDVYNVKVKSLSGSNLTKVEAYVKSKKWRYAKTKTGQLATHFCIESSEQTDQTKINKGLKYFKDKKWNANAKKTGKKITQYTILSESTFDQYKLNQAGSLFKGKSIDTKIETTKEKGTPYFDIVTDPIQDEEKLRIATNFFKTKKLAYYTANVNSNKQTFYQITVDNLLGENKDKVEAYFKKKRWAYTESKTVKTEQYYTVVTSAFDSKEVAEQGQREVEGHYGFQSELITEKLGQDLNTSKESTSDSGGKTENSTKQEFPSTSEPLNNSEQESPSTVKNPNAGEQEMSSAQTMVKNSMYNITLTDALNMQMAATPQTDKYRNQPAYVSSKYIKLDGQMGTVTADSLPIYAAQSTTSHMYGQLKKGTQVKIVETGKDWYKIALGDWRNASVSDVKFYLDPQNFMNDEKQKFQFLDLSKTSGITVNQLNNVLQGMGILSGQGQAFIDAGKLYGMNELYLISHALLETGKGTSPLATGIKYEGKTVYNMYGIGAFDNDPDHLGAKTAYSYGWDSPYKAIVGGARFIANGYIDGNNKQQMIQNTIYKMRWNPEGMARYGSATHQYATDIGWAYKQINTIYDLYKLVNIKPSRLDIPIYK
- a CDS encoding WecB/TagA/CpsF family glycosyltransferase produces the protein MSLDTVKVQNIPFQNYNFDEFMAAFEERIDTEQKTFVVTANPELVMAANRDPKYLQILQEADYITPDGIGVVIASKLLKTPLKERVAGFDLMNALLKHAQEKGLKVYLLGAKEKTLEKAYHKMKEQLPELNIVGRHHGYFDISDEQIANEIANLDPDLVFVALGFPKQEYWIHQHLHRFQKGLFMGIGGSFDVWAGEMKRAPQLLINLHMEWLYRLFKQPTRWRRMLVLPQFLLKVMKEGK